One Helianthus annuus cultivar XRQ/B chromosome 7, HanXRQr2.0-SUNRISE, whole genome shotgun sequence genomic region harbors:
- the LOC118480159 gene encoding uncharacterized protein LOC118480159, with protein MAEPSNPHNVEGENPEQPIVAEEEDEDDDVNVPGGGLPVLKWTKGSFKTLMATVQMAKDWNATYPQVGDTGADAPAGYITLWADFFTHGNLRLPVTVFVAEVLEYYHLHISQLSPFGMFRIRNFEYTFRAYGLPISVENFRRFYQLTVNTGFFSFTQRHGSLKLMTPPKGVTGWKKRFFYVKACAVYANMSFRNVDVGVSDEDIPVASAETADWFSRLRPIELKKLDNDQLWILRMMLSRPDRKERPVLREQGGADAVGLWRMFEPDFKGQVELIAVELKKGFNLEILKNFRVPSKAVLEAPVPGDARGTSYAALVFSVFLRIWGSLRNASPKRLWRRKR; from the exons atggctgaaccatcgaatccacacaatgtggagggtgaaaaccctgaacagccgataGTGGCTGAGGAAGAAGACGAGGATGATGATGTTAAtgttcccggtggtgggttaccggtgttaaAGTGGACAAAAGGTAGTTTTAAAACCCTGATGGCCACTGTTCAGATGGCCAAAGACTGGAATGCTACCTACCCACAAgtgggggacaccggtgccgatgctccggccggttatataaccTTGTGGGCGGATTTTTTCACCCACGGtaaccttaggttgccggtgacggtgtttgtggCGGAGGTATTGGAGTATTATCACCTCCATATCTCCCAGCTTAGTCCTTTCGGAATGTTCCGAATTCGGAATTTTGAGTACACATTCCGTGCCTATGGCCTGCCCATTTCAGTGGAGAACTTCCGGCgtttctaccagttgacggtgaacaccggttttttctcgttCACTCAAAGGCATGGGAGtctgaagttgatgacaccccctaagggtgtgacaggctggaagaagaggttcttctacgtgaaagcctgtgcggtctatgctaACATGTCTTTCAGGAACGTCGATGTTGGAGTTTccgatgaagatattcctgttgcttcCGCAGAGACCGcggactggttctctaggctgcggcctattgaactcaagaagttggataatGACCAACTATGgatattgcggatgatgctctcTAGACCGGATAGGAAGGAAAGACCCGTGTTGCGGGAACAGGGTGGTG cggatgcggttggcttgtggaggatgtttgagcctgaTTTCAAGGGCCAGGTTGAACTGATCGCGGTTGAGTTGAAGAAAGGTTTCAACCTTGAAATTCTGAAGAACTTCCGCGTACCATCAAAAGCGGTGCTGGAAGCCCCGGTTccgggagacgcaagaggtaCGTCTTACGCGgcattagttttttca GTGTTcttgcggatttggggaagtttgagaaacGCGTCCCCAAAAAGACTGTGGAGAAGAAAACGGTAA